DNA sequence from the Dreissena polymorpha isolate Duluth1 chromosome 3, UMN_Dpol_1.0, whole genome shotgun sequence genome:
TATGATAAATGTTCGACTCGAGGATACTTTCAATTTCAACTTTCCACTCGTTAAATTGGTTTGGGTCAGAAAATTTTGGAATATTCGGTTTGATCATAAACGTTTTGTGATTATTGTCTACTGAATCCTTTGCTTCCTCTTTATTGACGTGGTGGTATTGTTTTCTAGTAGGTTGATTATCAAATTGACTTATGATGGTCTCTTTGTCAAACAAACTTTGTTCTAATTCTGATCTCTGTTTCATTAGAGTCTGTATTCTCTTCCTTTCTTCTCTCAATCTCTCTTCATTATCAAATTGACTTATTATGGTCTCTTTGTCAAACAAACTTTGTTCTAATTCTGATCTCTGTTTTCCTAGAGTTTGTATTCTCTTTCTTTCTTCTCTCAATCTTTCGTTTTCCTTCATTTCTTTTAATTGAGTCTTCATCTGAATAGTTTTGACCATTTCCATCTCTCTCAATTTCATCATTTCAATCTGCTCTTCTAAATTTGTTATATCTTCAAGTTCATCATCACACTGATCCTTGTCCCTAGTACCATAATCATCATGTTCTCTTACTTTCTCTCTCTCCATTTTAATTCTGTCCCTAGAATTAACCTTATTCAGACAATTTTCTTGCAACGCCTTATCGTCTAACCACTTAAGTTCTTTCTCTACAGTATCTTCGCTTGCGTTTGACCACATACTCAATCCTTCAAATCTGTTACTTAATTGATCTAATTTGTCGTATTCATCAACTGTTATAAGTGTGTGTCCTCTATCTGTATTCCGCTCGTATATGTCAAAATCTCTCTGGTATTCGGTTATCCTCTTGCCACTTCTGTATTCATATCCACAAGCTCCCTGTtcatcatcattttcaaattcaataccAATGCCAGTTTCTCTCATTCTATGTACCTCTAATTCTAACGCTTTCCTTCGTTCCTTTAGTTCTCTTATTTGATCATCATCTTGTTTCTGCCTAAGTTTTTCCTCTTCTTTAAGTCTATTTACTTCATCCTTGTCATGTCTAGCCTTTCTTCGtatttcaatttgttcaattctCTGTCTCTCTAATTCACTAAGCTGTTTCATTTCAATATCTCTATCCCTCTGTTTTATCCGTTCAAGTTCTCTTTCATTTGCAATCCTATTAACTTCATCTCTCAGCACTCCTCTCCTTCGAAGTCTCTTTTCCCTATCTGTTATATCTCCTTCCATGTTTGGAGAATGACAATTCATAAATCTACAGCACTATGATtgcaaatatattcaaatatgtatttCACTTCAAATGAGAGTCACACAACTGTCAATAATCAGCGATTAAACTATCACTATATCATATAAAATATCTCATTGTTCACGCTCTAAACaacattaaaattcataattcacTTAAAAAAACAGTAACAACAACATCACAAtgtacattaattgtattagcGTTAAACACGCTTCACGTAAGTATTCTTTCAATTAAACTAGATGTTATTACACTAAGCAAAACTGTTGTAATTATTCGAGTTATTTAAAAGTATAAcatcatttaattaaatgcttaaagCCATAATACTTATTCATTCAAATGCTTAATTTCAATTTGAATaagcaattaattattttatttttattttcaacaaaataaataaatggtatttaaattttaaataataattaataattaattaatgaattcaAATTATAAGTGTAGTTATTGTACAATAAACACAAACAAGTGTGTtcctaaaattaaaacaaatacaaaacacaaatacaatttgATAAAGCTACTTTAACACACTAACAGTTGTAATACGTCACAGTGCGCAATTTATTTCCGGTAAATCGACTTCCGTTACATCGATATCCGGTTCCAGTTCAAAGTTTAACTGCTGCGCTGACGCGAAATTTATAATAACTATCAGTACTAGTCAATAATTATCCAATCATAAACTTAAGCGTGCGCTCTTAACGCTAGCAGCAACGAACCGATATCGATAAACTCGATAAACTCTTCTATCCGCAATATATGTAAAATTTACAGGTTTATACTGTAAACCTTTACAATATTCCGAATTATATTAACGCACGACCGCGAACGATTCGAATCACGCTACCTTGCAAGGATTTTCTTTATTCACCTTCTTTATTTTGCAATGAAATTGGTTTATActaatttcattgaaaaataactTTCAACAAAACGGTCACGTTCACCATATACCGCTGCAATCATAAAAAGCACGGGTATATCGAGCTAACTGTTAATAAATAAGTACAGATTGGGGGGTTAACTAATACTGCTAGTGACTAAAAATACAAACTGGCTTTTACTAGCTCTAAATACAGTAATGTGTCTTTATAACTGACAAATCTACATAGCAATCTATTGTTTAAAGGATTAGTTGTCAATGTATAGAAGTGTTTTGCTCAAATGCAGGGGCTTAGGTTAGATTGCATGCAACTTAAATGTTAGTGTTGTGATTcctaaatgtattgtttaaaaaaaatgaaatataaaaaatggtgTCAACAATTATTATCAAAAGTACAACGAAAATTAAAACGCTCACCACACCACCGTATAAATGAATCGTCAACAACGAAACACAATGTTCACACACTGTCACAAATACACTTAATGTCAAAACTCCAGCGTAGAATTCTCTGGTCTTGTGATGTAACTGTCAAGAAGAAGGAGGAGGCCTTTTAACGTTTCGTACCCGCGGGTTCCCGAATATCAATGGTACCGTCTAGAAGAACCGGTCTACCAATCTGCACTGCATTCCATTTGGCCAAACATCAgaacacgttgggcgccattgtcgtCCGACCCAGCTACGCCTATGCGCTCTCGGATAAATAGACAACAAGTCGTGGATCTTTTGTCTGATAGATTTGGATAGGAATAAATCCCtgtaacaaatatgtaaataataataataatataaataataataataataataataataataataataatgataataatatatatatataataataagaagaagaagaataattagaataataacaataataatacacgaAATACAATCAATTGAAATGGCGGTATGATGAGCGCGACATTTCACAATTACTCAAATACCAAATAACAAATATCTAAAATACGATAAAAACGTTAAATCCAGATAACATAACAATGACATATGTAAAGTATTGTATTTACCTGTAGGTTATAAATTAAAGCCTACAAATATGGATAGTATTCAATGTGCAATAAACATCGATCAGCCTTGTTCAATGCTGTGTGAGTTCTGCCGTGCTCGTGCAGAAAAAGCGGGAAgataggttacattcaactatgtTAGATTCAACTAAAAACCCACATATACCCTACACTAAATAACCTTAATTTCTTTTACTACTTCTGTACTATCGAtctaatacaattatatttacaccCTACGACAAATGCAGATGATCAATACGTCCGAAAACGTTGAGGTATAACGGCTAAtagaataattttaaataaatgattgtttaacaataaaAGCGAAAAAGCGCTTATAAGtatgaaacatttaaaaagtATTCATGGACAATCCTCGATGTAATCATGAAATCAGTCAAGCATATGTTACGCTGTCTTGCTGATCATTGGCTAATACTTGGATAACACAGCGTTTACAATACGAGAAGCCCCGAAGGACCCACTCGTAGCGTTGTTTGATTCCATGTGCATGCAACATTGTAAATTCACAAATATTGTTTCCTAAGATACATGCTTATGGCTTTTGATGTTAAAAGATACACACAAAAACACTTAACTTTCTTTATGTTAAGCGCATAAGTGTTTACTTGTCTTTGtattaagacacggaaaatagcgTAGCATATTAAACACTTATAGTGGACATAAAAAACTAAATAACATTTGAGTTGAATGTTTTATGGCGTTAAGACCAATTGGTTTCAATAATAAAAGCAAAACCTTAATTTAGAGTTTATATGCCTGCATCAAAATTGCCGTTGCTGAGATTTTCCAAATGGAATGATTGGTCAAGCAAAACATTCTCCAATATACGTAATAATAAATTCATATAATTATAGATGAACAATTAACTATTGAGTAAGTATGCGAAGAAAGGCAAATGAAATGTgatcttatatacatgtatcatcgTTATTGTTTGCTTATCTGCAAGATGAACAAACGTCGAATTATGTATCAGCTGTGCTCGTGACACTTCAATTTGTTCAAGCCAACAGGACAAATTATGAGGAGCATTGAAGATAGATCAATCCCTTCGTTCAACAGATCTAATTTGTTAAACTTGGTAGAAAATCCTTATTAAGCGGAAACAAAGGCTGAATTATTAATAACTCTACTTTATACTCTTATGGCTGATGATAAGGCATAATGTCAACACTGAATGGTCTGACTTAACACGTTCCCTT
Encoded proteins:
- the LOC127871271 gene encoding trichohyalin-like; the encoded protein is MEGDITDREKRLRRRGVLRDEVNRIANERELERIKQRDRDIEMKQLSELERQRIEQIEIRRKARHDKDEVNRLKEEEKLRQKQDDDQIRELKERRKALELEVHRMRETGIGIEFENDDEQGACGYEYRSGKRITEYQRDFDIYERNTDRGHTLITVDEYDKLDQLSNRFEGLSMWSNASEDTVEKELKWLDDKALQENCLNKVNSRDRIKMEREKVREHDDYGTRDKDQCDDELEDITNLEEQIEMMKLREMEMVKTIQMKTQLKEMKENERLREERKRIQTLGKQRSELEQSLFDKETIISQFDNEERLREERKRIQTLMKQRSELEQSLFDKETIISQFDNQPTRKQYHHVNKEEAKDSVDNNHKTFMIKPNIPKFSDPNQFNEWKVEIESILESNIYHKEILRQAIRNAISGKPRKVLTTLRPTATSEEILQTLESNYGDIKSGEKLMEEYYNAQQEKDEDISAWGIRLEEIIQKAINRGEIQTCRKERMLKTRFWKHLRNVELKNATRLFFESSITFEELKRKVRREELEMKVNKEPEIKKQIHVQQFDPHIKLLDELKERIKSMEEKLNSLSEERQRPPMVAETGNRCYNRGQSYRGFRNNSTFRGRGGYRPRNNRFFRGNQTYEQRSSNSETGCQNNDKHKTHLN